A stretch of DNA from Triticum dicoccoides isolate Atlit2015 ecotype Zavitan chromosome 2A, WEW_v2.0, whole genome shotgun sequence:
GCACAAACAAAATAAAGTGTAAACAATACACTTACAAGGATCACGATATATATTGTGGCATTTAAGTTTTGAATAATGTTGACGATCGAAAAATATTCAGCTAATTGAGTTAGACATTTGCATTTAGGAAAAGCTAGAGCGCTCTGTACAAAGGTGAAAGCTAGAACGCTCTGTCATGATATACTAGTTCTTCCTGCAGCTACAGACAACAACCGAAACAACAGACATATTGACCAATCGCAACTACGTCACCGCAAAATGAACCAATCCAAGCTCATGCTTAGTtctcagatctatcacgcacaggcaaagGGGTGATGGGGCGTGGAAGGGCGCGCGGGGTATACCTCTTGGAGAAGGCGCCGTCGGAGGTGACGGTGACCTTGCTCTTGTCGCGCGTGACGGTGACGGAGTCGCCGAGGTTGCCGGCCTTGCCGCCGGCGACCTTGATGCGCTCCTGGAGGAACTTCTCCAGCGACGCGATCTCCATGATCTTGTCCTCCACGGGCTTGGTGCAGTCGATCACGAAGGAGACGGACCCCTTCTTCTTGCCcttggcggccgccgccgccgccgccgcgccgcgagCCATCTCACCTTCTCTTCCTCCTCGGCCGGTGCTCGCTCGGGTTGGGTGGGGGGTTCGTGTGGCGGCGCGCAGGCGGCTAGGGTTAGAAGAAGGGCAAGCGAGAGAGGGGTCGCGCGCTATATATAGGCCTTGTGGGCTGCCATTCTCGTGGGGCAAGTGCTGGGCTGGCTCGTTGGGTCTCCGCGAGATTGGAATTACGGGGATAGAGAGGTTGGGCTTAGGTTGGATCTTTGAAGGTACCTAAGGCCCATATAGCAATTGAGCATTCAATGTGAGGAGGTGCTTTGGGGAGCAACTAATTAAGGGGTGCcttttacaaaataataataataataataaggggTGCCTTTTGAATGACTCCCGTGGAGGTCACTTTTTTTTTGGATAAAAGCCAACATGGCAGTTTATATTTCATGTGTAAACATGATACATCGTTTGTCAAAACATCAACCAGAAACCCCGGAGGCTCCGATTTCCAAACAATAGTTCGAGAGACCTCCGAGTTCCTAGCTAACAAATATGCCACCATATTGGCCTCCCTAGGACAATAAGAAAAACTATAGATATAAAATTACGAGCTAGAAAAGAGCATTCTTCGTAGATTGCCGCTGCCGGGCCAAGAGAATTCCCGCAGTTTTGCATGATGTCGATAACTTCCATGCAGTCCCCTTCCCCGTGGAGGTCACCCTTGGGATTTTAGTTTTTTTACTTTCCTGCACGCTTTTTTTGGCTTTTCGATTTTTACTTGATTTTTTCTAAGTTTTGGCGGGttctttttatttttcaaaaaacaTTGCTTATTTGCGAGAAGAGCACAGGCTATGCTTTCGCGGGAAACTCAAATGTGCTTCCTAAAAAGGGAAAAGCAGAGTTGTGCTTCTAAAAAATAGAAAAGTATAGTTGTGCTTTCAGGTTTTTGGTTTTTGATTATTTTCTGTTTTTGTCTTTTTACCTTTTTGGAATTTTTTGCCTTTTCTAGGTTATTCTATTCCCAAATTTTGCGAAAAAAAGTTCGTTCGAACCTATTAATATGATATCTAGTTTCAAATATCTCAATACAAAAATCCAACGGTCAAAATGGTTTGTGATTTAAATGCATGGTTTTAGCGATAAAATGTTTCGGTAAACAAAATATATGGAAAAAAGGAAAACTCTAAGGTTGCAACAAGTGGCGTACAAGAAGTGCACTATTGTCAGCAACAGCGAAGGTGGGAATGACCTTTGCAAGGGGTAACACGTAATTAGTTATTTTGACAAATACACCACGACCAATCCTACCA
This window harbors:
- the LOC119353318 gene encoding 60S ribosomal protein L22-2-like, whose translation is MARGAAAAAAAAKGKKKGSVSFVIDCTKPVEDKIMEIASLEKFLQERIKVAGGKAGNLGDSVTVTRDKSKVTVTSDGAFSKRYLKYLTKKYLKKHNVRDWLRVIAANKERNVYELRYFNIAENEGEEED